The following proteins come from a genomic window of Nocardiopsis sp. YSL2:
- a CDS encoding methyltransferase translates to MDRSLIARLPLPLPAERIIALNQPKADLHTHRRYDWNGWEFDVPPGVFLPGATSRMIHQRLLDDDIDVRGRHYVAMGSGLGVEAAVAGLRGASTVHAVDVHPASVRATEDNYRRIVDGAAGTADTPTAFTPVVADVFDGFPDGVRADVVTFNPPAVSQTVSDDPDIVRNVCAGTPVIDAFFTQIAERGLLAPGGAVYFVASNTADLPHIVGHALDTGFTPHVHHLHDWEDGVLTYLFRFTREDAR, encoded by the coding sequence GTGGATCGCTCCCTGATCGCACGACTCCCGCTTCCGCTCCCCGCCGAGCGGATCATCGCCCTCAACCAGCCCAAGGCCGACCTGCACACGCACCGACGCTACGACTGGAACGGGTGGGAGTTCGACGTTCCCCCCGGCGTGTTCCTCCCCGGCGCCACCAGCCGCATGATCCACCAGCGCCTCCTGGACGACGACATCGACGTACGCGGGCGCCACTACGTCGCCATGGGATCGGGACTGGGCGTCGAGGCGGCCGTGGCCGGACTCCGCGGAGCGAGCACCGTCCACGCCGTCGACGTCCATCCCGCCAGCGTCCGCGCCACCGAGGACAACTACCGCCGCATCGTCGACGGCGCGGCGGGCACCGCGGACACCCCGACCGCGTTCACCCCGGTGGTCGCCGACGTCTTCGACGGCTTCCCCGACGGCGTCCGGGCCGACGTCGTCACCTTCAACCCGCCCGCGGTGAGCCAGACCGTCAGCGACGACCCCGACATCGTCCGCAACGTCTGCGCGGGCACCCCCGTCATCGACGCCTTCTTCACCCAGATCGCCGAGCGCGGCCTCCTGGCGCCCGGCGGAGCGGTCTACTTCGTCGCCTCCAACACCGCCGACCTGCCCCACATCGTCGGACACGCCCTGGACACCGGGTTCACCCCCCACGTCCACCACCTCCACGACTGGGAGGACGGCGTCCTGACCTACCTGTTCCGCTTCACCCGGGAGGACGCCCGGTGA
- a CDS encoding Rossmann-like domain-containing protein has product MRNLDSLFASVLATPDLPAATSVFWVHHGTRLPGGDVTYLNQYVLVRVGRAFGACAFEAGQIDPSVCADLSGRPLADLLRDGDEALPAPLRVAALDAYLAQAEPHALDPRAEAVTLPLGTPLERALARDAAIAGLLPEPDGRKVALIGVVNPLVAAIRERGGECLPCDLNLRTTQWGDTVTTDMDEVLDTADAVVATGMTLGNGSFDHILARCRERGLPLVVYAQSGSAVARAFLGHGVTAVSAEPFPFSQFSADPTALYRYRTENDQ; this is encoded by the coding sequence GTGAGGAACCTCGACTCCCTCTTCGCGTCCGTGCTCGCCACCCCCGACCTGCCCGCGGCCACCAGCGTCTTCTGGGTCCACCACGGCACCCGCCTGCCCGGAGGCGACGTCACCTACCTCAACCAGTACGTCCTGGTCCGGGTCGGCCGCGCCTTCGGGGCCTGTGCCTTCGAGGCCGGGCAGATCGACCCGTCGGTGTGCGCCGACCTCTCCGGACGCCCCCTCGCCGACCTCCTGCGCGACGGCGACGAGGCCCTGCCCGCGCCCCTGCGCGTGGCCGCCCTGGACGCCTACCTCGCCCAGGCCGAGCCGCACGCCCTCGACCCCCGCGCCGAAGCGGTCACCCTGCCCCTGGGCACGCCCCTGGAACGCGCCCTGGCCCGTGACGCCGCCATCGCCGGACTCCTGCCCGAGCCCGACGGCCGCAAGGTCGCCCTCATCGGCGTCGTCAACCCGCTCGTGGCCGCCATCCGCGAACGCGGCGGCGAGTGCCTGCCCTGCGACCTCAACCTGCGCACCACCCAGTGGGGCGACACCGTCACCACCGACATGGACGAGGTCCTGGACACCGCCGACGCCGTCGTGGCCACCGGCATGACCCTGGGCAACGGCAGCTTCGACCACATCCTCGCCCGCTGCCGCGAGCGCGGCCTGCCCCTGGTCGTCTACGCGCAGAGCGGCAGCGCCGTCGCCCGCGCCTTCCTCGGGCACGGCGTCACCGCCGTCTCCGCCGAGCCCTTCCCCTTCTCCCAGTTCAGCGCGGACCCCACCGCCCTCTACCGGTACCGGACGGAGAACGACCAGTGA
- a CDS encoding GHMP kinase, with protein sequence MTTGLGQATCHHGELLQGVFLDDHGHPVRGLVTLPMADPLTRAEFTPLPGTGPHRIAVDPPGRDKAVRAAALAVAECARATGRAATGGNLRLTGGLPAGLGLGSSTSDVTAAIRAVADAYGALLRPASVARTAVAAEGASDPVMLGERPVLFAQREGRVLEELGAALPELAVVGCLTGHGRPVDTMRLPGTVRSRDAAVYERLRAALRAAVADGDAAEVGRVSTESAILNQRVLPKEELGKIRGVARHCEAVGIQVAHSGNVAGVLFDATVPDLSARIDTAVCRLRSEGLVPTRVFSTPSRTDGERTWTTTYATHSADLT encoded by the coding sequence GTGACGACCGGCCTGGGGCAGGCCACCTGCCACCACGGCGAACTCCTGCAGGGCGTCTTCCTCGACGACCACGGCCACCCCGTCCGGGGCCTGGTCACGCTGCCGATGGCCGACCCCCTCACCCGCGCGGAGTTCACCCCCCTGCCCGGCACCGGACCGCACCGCATCGCGGTCGACCCGCCGGGCCGGGACAAGGCGGTCCGCGCCGCGGCCCTGGCCGTGGCCGAGTGCGCCCGCGCCACGGGCCGGGCCGCCACCGGCGGGAACCTGCGCCTCACCGGCGGCCTTCCCGCCGGCCTGGGGCTGGGTTCCTCCACCAGCGACGTCACCGCCGCCATCCGCGCGGTGGCCGACGCCTACGGGGCGCTGCTGCGCCCGGCCTCGGTGGCGCGCACGGCCGTGGCGGCCGAGGGCGCCTCCGACCCCGTCATGCTGGGCGAGCGCCCCGTGCTGTTCGCCCAGCGCGAGGGGCGCGTCCTGGAGGAACTGGGGGCGGCCCTGCCCGAGCTCGCCGTGGTCGGCTGCCTGACCGGCCACGGCCGCCCCGTCGACACCATGCGCCTGCCCGGCACCGTGCGGAGCCGGGACGCCGCCGTCTACGAACGGCTGCGCGCAGCCCTGCGCGCGGCCGTGGCCGACGGCGACGCGGCGGAGGTCGGCCGGGTGAGCACCGAGAGCGCCATTCTCAACCAACGGGTTCTACCGAAGGAGGAGTTGGGGAAGATCAGGGGCGTCGCCCGCCACTGCGAGGCGGTCGGCATCCAGGTCGCGCACAGCGGCAACGTCGCCGGTGTGCTGTTCGACGCCACCGTTCCCGATCTGAGCGCCCGGATCGACACCGCCGTCTGCCGACTGCGGAGCGAAGGGCTTGTGCCCACCCGGGTCTTCTCCACCCCCTCCAGGACCGACGGAGAACGAACTTGGACCACCACGTATGCGACGCACTCGGCCGACCTGACCTGA
- a CDS encoding pyridoxal-phosphate dependent enzyme codes for MDHHVCDALGRPDLIDLGEGLVCLRFESMKVVSALAAVRHLLDTGAVRPGDTLMDSSSGIYAYGLALACHRYGLRCHIIGSTTIDHVTRVQLDVLGATLEQMPPSDDLRLDQSRRVARVREVLADHPDYHWMRQYHDSIHYLGYREVADRVAAEIGAGPLTVVGGVGSGASTGALATYLRARDPGTRLVGVQPFGSVTFGSDEVEDRGMIIAGIGSSIPFGNVDHTLYDTVHWTGFAPALAGSVDLLRRHAVFAGLSTGAAYLIARWERLRDAGRRVVFVAADTGHRYVDPVFARHTEAEAVEDLAPTAVHDLADLAPPWSRMEWGRAKPPAQGVYADDRSAAHG; via the coding sequence TTGGACCACCACGTATGCGACGCACTCGGCCGACCTGACCTGATCGACCTGGGCGAGGGCCTGGTGTGCCTGCGATTCGAGTCGATGAAGGTGGTGTCCGCGCTGGCGGCCGTCCGCCACCTGCTCGACACCGGCGCCGTCCGCCCCGGCGACACCCTGATGGACAGCTCCAGCGGTATCTACGCCTACGGCCTCGCCCTGGCCTGCCACCGCTACGGGCTGCGCTGCCACATCATCGGTTCCACGACCATCGACCACGTGACCCGCGTCCAACTCGACGTCCTCGGCGCGACCCTGGAACAGATGCCGCCCTCGGACGACCTGCGCTTGGACCAGAGCAGACGCGTGGCCCGGGTCCGGGAGGTGCTGGCCGACCACCCCGACTACCACTGGATGCGCCAGTACCACGATTCCATCCACTATCTGGGCTACCGCGAGGTCGCCGACCGCGTGGCCGCCGAGATCGGCGCCGGGCCCCTCACCGTCGTGGGAGGCGTGGGCTCGGGGGCCTCCACCGGGGCACTGGCGACCTACCTGCGCGCACGCGACCCCGGCACCCGGCTGGTGGGCGTCCAGCCCTTCGGCAGCGTCACCTTCGGCAGCGACGAGGTCGAGGACCGCGGCATGATCATCGCCGGCATCGGCAGCTCCATCCCCTTCGGCAACGTCGACCACACCCTGTACGACACCGTCCACTGGACCGGATTCGCACCCGCGCTGGCCGGGAGCGTCGACCTGCTGCGCCGCCACGCGGTGTTCGCGGGCCTGTCCACCGGAGCCGCCTACCTCATCGCCCGGTGGGAGCGGCTGCGCGACGCCGGGCGCCGGGTGGTGTTCGTGGCCGCCGACACCGGCCACCGCTACGTCGATCCGGTCTTCGCCCGCCACACCGAGGCCGAGGCGGTCGAGGACCTGGCGCCCACCGCCGTCCACGACCTCGCCGACCTGGCTCCGCCGTGGTCGCGCATGGAGTGGGGGCGGGCCAAGCCCCCGGCCCAGGGCGTGTACGCCGACGACCGGTCGGCCGCCCACGGCTGA
- a CDS encoding AfsR/SARP family transcriptional regulator codes for MDDLSGIRYRLLGTVEVQVDGRRILTGGPKRRTVLAALLLQPNTVVTDERLIDLVWGRRPPRGARPQLQGHVHGLRKALGADTIQRAACGYRAVVPEGATDLDAFERSLVRAAADRAAGRLDEAARTLRHGLALWTGPALGGVTPTLAEHARPALEESRLRALEELYGVEVRRGRAASAVAGLRALCADHPTRESLTGLLMTALHHSGRTGEALEAYAALSAVLAEELGTDPGAELRRLHLDLLHADEPGSGRGDALPPAGRTRVRPAELPLAVGGLVGRVEELGVLDQGLDADRAADRSTTIFVLTGVAGVGKTALALQWGTAVRDRFHDGQLYVDLHGSTPGREPTPIDDALRQLLRSLGVEPRDLPSDSCELAKLFRSVTADQCLLFLLDDAASVEQVAPLLAGGRGSAVLVTSRNDLTGLVAFFGARPVRLEVLSRESAMELFAAVAGVPAVEAAAVAGIVEECGYLPLSVRLAAATLTVRALCSDRVRRAGLSGAAGGPKPPAPDAAVC; via the coding sequence TTGGACGATCTGTCGGGAATTCGGTACAGACTGCTCGGTACTGTCGAAGTCCAGGTCGACGGTCGCAGGATCCTCACCGGCGGGCCCAAGCGGCGGACGGTCCTGGCGGCGCTCCTCCTCCAGCCCAACACCGTGGTCACCGACGAACGGCTCATCGACCTCGTCTGGGGCCGGCGCCCGCCGCGCGGTGCCCGTCCCCAGCTCCAGGGCCATGTCCACGGCCTGCGCAAGGCGCTGGGCGCCGACACCATCCAGAGGGCCGCCTGCGGCTACCGCGCGGTGGTCCCCGAAGGCGCCACGGACCTGGACGCCTTCGAGCGGAGCCTGGTGCGGGCCGCGGCCGACCGCGCCGCCGGACGTCTGGACGAGGCCGCCCGCACGCTGCGCCACGGCCTGGCGTTGTGGACGGGCCCGGCACTGGGCGGAGTCACCCCGACCCTGGCCGAGCACGCCCGCCCCGCCCTGGAGGAGTCCCGTCTTCGGGCCCTGGAGGAGCTGTACGGGGTCGAGGTGCGGCGCGGCCGCGCCGCGTCGGCCGTGGCCGGTCTCCGGGCGCTGTGCGCGGACCACCCCACCAGGGAGAGCCTCACCGGGCTGCTGATGACCGCCCTGCACCACAGCGGGCGCACCGGCGAGGCGCTGGAGGCCTACGCGGCGCTGAGCGCGGTCCTGGCCGAGGAACTGGGCACCGATCCCGGCGCGGAACTGCGGCGCCTGCACCTGGACCTGTTGCACGCGGACGAGCCGGGGAGCGGGAGAGGCGACGCCTTGCCGCCGGCGGGGCGCACCCGGGTGCGCCCGGCCGAACTCCCCCTCGCCGTCGGCGGTCTGGTGGGGCGCGTCGAGGAACTGGGCGTGCTCGACCAGGGGCTGGACGCCGACCGCGCGGCCGACCGCTCCACGACGATCTTCGTGCTCACCGGGGTCGCGGGCGTCGGCAAGACCGCCCTGGCCCTGCAGTGGGGCACGGCGGTACGCGACCGCTTCCACGACGGCCAGTTGTACGTCGACCTGCACGGGTCCACCCCCGGACGCGAGCCGACCCCCATCGACGACGCCCTGCGCCAGCTCCTGCGCAGCCTGGGCGTGGAACCGCGCGACCTGCCGTCGGATTCCTGCGAGCTGGCCAAGCTGTTCCGCTCGGTCACCGCCGACCAGTGCCTGCTGTTCCTGCTCGACGACGCGGCCTCGGTGGAGCAGGTCGCCCCGCTGCTGGCCGGCGGGCGCGGGAGCGCCGTACTGGTGACCAGCCGCAACGACCTGACCGGTCTGGTGGCGTTCTTCGGAGCGCGTCCCGTGCGGCTGGAGGTGCTCTCCCGCGAGTCCGCGATGGAGCTGTTCGCCGCCGTGGCCGGCGTACCGGCCGTGGAGGCGGCGGCGGTCGCCGGGATCGTGGAGGAGTGCGGCTACCTGCCGTTGTCCGTGCGGCTGGCGGCGGCCACGCTGACCGTCCGCGCGCTCTGCTCGGACCGCGTGCGCCGCGCCGGGCTCTCCGGTGCCGCCGGCGGCCCGAAGCCGCCGGCCCCGGACGCCGCCGTGTGCTGA
- a CDS encoding spore-associated protein A, translating to MKKLTKKTAAVAMATAFAVSGVLVSASPAAAATYGGECGSGYKVVNQDNVGNKGTVYLTYNSSTGKNCVVTKRNSPGSRVIIEAGLSISPAGTHWAAYEGDYFTSYAGPVYLNAAGKCVDWMGRISGTEGGDRGTNCG from the coding sequence ATGAAGAAGCTCACCAAGAAGACCGCCGCCGTCGCCATGGCCACCGCCTTCGCCGTCAGCGGCGTGCTCGTCAGCGCCTCCCCCGCCGCCGCGGCCACCTACGGCGGCGAGTGCGGCAGCGGCTACAAGGTCGTCAACCAGGACAACGTCGGCAACAAGGGCACGGTCTACCTGACCTACAACAGCTCGACCGGCAAGAACTGCGTGGTGACCAAGCGCAACAGCCCCGGCTCGCGCGTGATCATCGAGGCCGGCCTGTCGATCAGCCCCGCGGGGACCCACTGGGCCGCCTACGAGGGCGACTACTTCACCTCCTACGCCGGTCCGGTCTACCTCAACGCGGCCGGCAAGTGCGTCGACTGGATGGGCCGGATCAGCGGAACGGAGGGCGGCGACCGCGGCACCAACTGCGGCTGA
- a CDS encoding spore-associated protein A, with protein MRNLLRKAAALAAAAAIAGTGLLATAAPAAAATYNGACGSGYGVVNKIELPNDRGTTFLTYNGSTGYNCVVTVRTNPGTATFMEAFIRTTGSSSWKKDSGDYTTYAGPVYLSAAGRCVDWGGTIGTATLSEKGTNCG; from the coding sequence ATGAGGAACCTGCTCAGGAAGGCCGCCGCCCTGGCCGCGGCCGCGGCCATCGCCGGCACGGGCCTGCTGGCGACCGCGGCCCCCGCCGCCGCGGCCACCTACAACGGGGCCTGCGGCTCCGGCTACGGCGTGGTCAACAAGATCGAGTTGCCCAACGACCGGGGCACCACCTTCCTCACCTACAACGGGTCCACCGGCTACAACTGCGTGGTCACCGTGCGCACGAACCCCGGTACGGCCACGTTCATGGAGGCGTTCATCCGCACCACGGGCTCGTCTTCCTGGAAGAAGGACAGCGGCGACTACACGACCTACGCCGGTCCGGTCTACCTCAGCGCGGCCGGCCGCTGCGTCGACTGGGGCGGCACCATCGGCACGGCCACGCTGTCGGAGAAGGGCACCAACTGCGGCTGA
- a CDS encoding spore-associated protein A codes for MLKKFRSAALLAAAVTLGSLAAASPASAAAPVASYNGACGSGYSVVNHANIGSKGTVFLTYNSNGYNCAVTVRANPGPAVDMTVGLKRSSDSPSQAKQDGGDYTTYAGPVYRYAPSHCVDWFGNISGTNAHRTATNCS; via the coding sequence ATGTTGAAGAAGTTCCGGTCGGCCGCCCTCCTGGCGGCCGCCGTCACCCTCGGCTCCCTGGCGGCCGCGTCGCCGGCGTCGGCGGCGGCCCCCGTGGCGAGCTACAACGGCGCGTGCGGTAGCGGCTACTCCGTCGTCAACCACGCGAACATCGGCTCCAAGGGCACGGTCTTCCTGACCTACAACTCCAACGGCTACAACTGCGCCGTGACCGTGCGGGCCAACCCGGGCCCGGCCGTCGACATGACCGTCGGCCTCAAGCGCTCCAGCGACTCCCCCAGCCAGGCCAAGCAGGACGGCGGCGACTACACGACCTACGCCGGCCCCGTCTACCGCTACGCGCCCAGCCACTGCGTGGACTGGTTCGGCAACATCAGCGGCACCAACGCGCACAGGACCGCCACGAACTGCTCCTGA